In the Palaeococcus pacificus DY20341 genome, one interval contains:
- a CDS encoding DUF4139 domain-containing protein codes for MKRKTKILITLPFVLILLAMVIFQGSKAVGEGGSLVLYDSAKIGVVEKEISFELKRGINEVPLEELDGLNIAELTLKPVDEGVEVLGVVSQGFDVKSVFDANIGETVEVKLKSGETISGKFLGYKDGKIAIEGDGYYLIDPQEMAYFKVSKLNGEAKARTYAVIKANEDGKYKFKLIYRVSSMGWSSRYKLYLSDSAFLQGYVLIDNPTNKSFEDIDVLLVSGDVSFYQPPIYYRDFVTMAKAEEVVGAQVSEPQKLEAFYLYKLGQIDVNSFEKKLIPYVAQESPFEREYLYESYPYGGSSDIYEIISLKADKVLPAGIVEIYKEMEGKSVLIGEQWIDHTPKGDTLRLKLGKDIDLKGETKVLDERHYDRGAYYKIQVTIENFGEDEKEVIIRHYKWRGKILSSSESPIEETANYVDFKVTVKPGEKESVTFEYEVSY; via the coding sequence ATGAAAAGAAAAACGAAGATTTTGATTACATTGCCTTTTGTTTTGATTCTCTTGGCGATGGTGATCTTTCAAGGAAGCAAAGCAGTAGGGGAAGGCGGGAGTTTGGTGCTCTACGACTCAGCAAAGATAGGGGTTGTTGAGAAGGAGATTAGCTTTGAGCTGAAGAGGGGTATAAATGAAGTCCCCTTGGAAGAGCTTGATGGACTAAACATCGCTGAACTCACTTTAAAGCCTGTGGATGAGGGGGTTGAAGTTCTTGGAGTAGTTAGTCAAGGCTTCGACGTTAAGAGTGTTTTCGATGCCAACATCGGCGAAACCGTAGAGGTTAAGCTCAAAAGCGGCGAGACGATAAGTGGTAAGTTTTTGGGCTACAAGGACGGCAAAATAGCGATTGAAGGGGATGGATACTACTTAATCGATCCTCAAGAGATGGCTTACTTCAAAGTCTCAAAGCTCAACGGTGAAGCTAAAGCGAGGACTTACGCAGTGATAAAAGCAAATGAGGACGGTAAATATAAGTTTAAGCTCATTTATAGGGTCTCTTCTATGGGATGGAGCTCAAGGTACAAGCTCTACCTGAGCGATAGCGCCTTTTTGCAGGGCTACGTTTTAATTGACAATCCTACCAACAAGAGCTTTGAAGACATAGACGTGCTCTTAGTTTCAGGCGACGTTAGTTTCTACCAGCCACCCATTTACTACAGAGATTTCGTGACGATGGCTAAAGCTGAGGAAGTAGTAGGAGCTCAAGTGAGCGAACCCCAAAAACTTGAGGCGTTCTATTTGTACAAACTGGGCCAGATAGATGTGAACTCATTTGAGAAGAAGCTTATCCCCTACGTGGCCCAAGAGAGCCCATTCGAGCGCGAGTATTTGTATGAGAGCTATCCTTACGGTGGAAGCAGCGACATTTACGAGATAATCTCACTCAAGGCCGACAAAGTTCTCCCCGCTGGAATAGTGGAAATTTACAAAGAGATGGAGGGCAAAAGCGTTTTAATTGGTGAGCAGTGGATTGACCACACGCCGAAAGGCGATACGCTTAGGCTCAAGCTCGGAAAGGACATTGACTTAAAGGGCGAAACCAAAGTTTTGGACGAAAGACACTACGATAGAGGGGCCTATTATAAGATTCAAGTCACCATTGAGAACTTTGGTGAGGATGAGAAGGAAGTAATAATTAGGCACTACAAGTGGCGTGGAAAGATTTTGAGCTCAAGCGAAAGTCCAATAGAAGAAACTGCCAACTACGTGGACTTTAAAGTTACGGTGAAGCCTGGAGAAAAGGAAAGCGTTACATTTGAGTACGAGGTTAGCTATTAG
- a CDS encoding dihydrodipicolinate synthase family protein: MRGVVVPLVTPFNEDYSIDFPALEEHIEHLQKVGVHGIFVNATTGEFTSLSKEEMKLLAEKGRELVQSAFYLVGTASTNTFEVIELTKHAQDIGADYVVIAPPYYCPLSDDALFKHYTLIAEKTDIPIILYNIPSCANPLSVPLIKRLALEYSNIAGIKETIDSINHVRDVIFEVKGERKDFKVFTGLDQHFLNTLILGGDGGIMACANFAPELHLSLFKAFEDKRFDDAIEHAQKLAKLAKVYDLASSFGSAIKLAMDLRGFSIKPVLRPPYLMDGEDVKEKIKGLLKEVGLH, translated from the coding sequence ATGAGAGGAGTTGTAGTGCCTTTAGTTACCCCTTTTAATGAAGACTATTCGATTGATTTCCCTGCTCTTGAGGAGCACATTGAACATCTCCAAAAAGTTGGAGTCCATGGCATTTTTGTTAACGCCACAACAGGTGAATTTACGAGCTTAAGCAAAGAAGAGATGAAGCTCTTAGCAGAGAAGGGAAGAGAGCTCGTCCAGTCCGCCTTTTATTTGGTTGGTACTGCCTCAACGAACACCTTCGAGGTGATTGAGCTCACAAAGCACGCCCAAGACATTGGAGCCGATTACGTAGTTATCGCTCCCCCATACTACTGCCCACTGAGCGATGATGCTTTGTTTAAGCACTACACTTTAATTGCCGAAAAAACAGATATTCCAATAATCCTTTACAACATCCCAAGCTGTGCCAATCCCCTAAGCGTTCCGCTTATAAAGCGCTTAGCTTTGGAGTACTCAAACATAGCAGGTATTAAAGAAACGATAGACAGCATAAACCACGTTAGGGATGTAATCTTTGAAGTTAAAGGGGAGAGAAAGGACTTTAAAGTGTTCACCGGCTTAGACCAGCACTTCCTGAATACGCTCATATTAGGAGGCGACGGCGGGATAATGGCATGTGCAAACTTTGCACCAGAGCTTCACCTAAGCCTGTTCAAAGCTTTTGAAGATAAGAGATTTGACGACGCTATCGAGCATGCTCAGAAGCTTGCAAAACTTGCAAAGGTTTATGATTTAGCCTCTTCCTTCGGTTCGGCGATAAAGCTCGCTATGGACTTAAGAGGCTTCTCAATAAAGCCGGTCTTGAGGCCGCCATATCTCATGGATGGGGAGGATGTCAAAGAAAAGATAAAGGGCCTATTAAAGGAGGTAGGCCTTCATTGA
- the prf1 gene encoding peptide chain release factor aRF-1 encodes MSHTSAEMYELKKKVEELKKIRGRATELVSLYIPAGYDLNKVMQQLREEYGTAQNIKSKSTRKNVLGALERAMQHLKLYRQTPPNGLALFVGNVSEQEGVSDIQVFAIVPPEPINVRLYRCDQTFVTEPLEEMLRVKEAYGLITVEKNESTIGILRGKKIDVVDDLRSTVPGKTRAGGQSARRYERIREQETHEFMKRIAEHANNAFLPLLEKGELKGIIIGGPGPTKEEFVEGDYLHHELRKKIIGVVDISYHGEYGLRELVEKASDILAEQEAVKERKLIQNFFKHLVKDTGLITYGEKEIRKALEMGAVDTLLISEGYDKIRAKVKCNACGWEELKTMRESEFDTFKKQIKTCPKCGSQNLSFEKWEVAEELIKMAEDIGANVEIISLDTDEGQQFFRAFGGLGAFLRYKLQ; translated from the coding sequence ATGTCTCACACTTCAGCTGAGATGTATGAACTAAAGAAAAAAGTGGAGGAGCTAAAGAAAATAAGAGGAAGAGCAACGGAACTCGTTTCCCTTTACATCCCCGCAGGATATGATTTGAATAAGGTAATGCAGCAGCTTAGAGAGGAGTATGGAACTGCGCAGAACATCAAGTCAAAATCAACGAGGAAAAACGTCCTTGGAGCATTAGAAAGGGCAATGCAGCACTTAAAGCTCTACAGGCAGACACCTCCTAATGGTTTAGCCCTTTTCGTTGGAAACGTGAGCGAGCAAGAAGGTGTTAGCGACATCCAAGTGTTCGCAATAGTCCCCCCAGAGCCCATCAACGTTAGGCTCTATCGATGTGATCAAACCTTCGTGACGGAGCCCCTTGAAGAGATGCTCCGTGTTAAAGAGGCTTATGGGCTTATAACCGTAGAGAAGAACGAATCCACAATAGGTATTTTAAGAGGGAAGAAAATAGATGTTGTGGACGATCTGAGGTCAACGGTGCCAGGCAAAACGAGAGCCGGTGGTCAGTCCGCTCGAAGATATGAGCGTATTAGGGAGCAGGAGACGCACGAATTCATGAAGCGCATTGCGGAGCACGCAAACAATGCATTTTTACCCCTCCTCGAAAAGGGAGAGCTCAAAGGCATTATCATAGGCGGGCCAGGGCCAACAAAAGAAGAGTTCGTTGAAGGTGATTATCTGCACCACGAGCTTAGAAAGAAGATTATCGGAGTGGTTGATATAAGCTACCATGGAGAATACGGTTTGAGGGAGCTCGTTGAAAAGGCGAGCGACATTTTGGCAGAGCAGGAAGCTGTTAAAGAGAGAAAGCTCATCCAAAACTTCTTCAAGCACCTCGTTAAGGACACGGGCTTGATAACCTACGGTGAGAAGGAGATAAGGAAAGCTTTGGAGATGGGAGCAGTTGACACACTCCTGATAAGCGAAGGATACGATAAGATTAGGGCAAAAGTAAAGTGCAACGCCTGCGGCTGGGAAGAGCTCAAGACAATGAGGGAGAGCGAATTTGATACCTTTAAGAAGCAGATTAAAACATGTCCAAAGTGCGGAAGCCAAAACTTGAGCTTCGAGAAGTGGGAAGTTGCAGAGGAGCTAATAAAAATGGCAGAGGATATAGGAGCGAATGTTGAAATAATTTCCCTCGACACCGACGAAGGCCAGCAGTTCTTCAGAGCATTTGGAGGCTTAGGAGCATTCTTGAGGTATAAGCTTCAATGA
- a CDS encoding pro-sigmaK processing inhibitor BofA family protein, producing the protein MLEGLILLIMFVLVGYLVAKLTMAILKWLAVNTIVGLILVGLLNFLGVVHIELNLINFLIIAVGGVIGVFILILLSLF; encoded by the coding sequence GTGCTCGAAGGGTTAATACTCTTAATCATGTTTGTCCTAGTCGGCTACTTAGTAGCAAAGCTCACAATGGCAATTTTAAAGTGGCTCGCAGTGAACACAATAGTCGGACTCATATTAGTAGGATTGCTCAACTTCTTGGGCGTCGTCCACATAGAGCTGAACCTAATAAACTTCCTAATAATCGCTGTTGGTGGAGTCATAGGGGTGTTTATCTTAATTTTGCTATCCCTCTTTTAG
- a CDS encoding glycosyltransferase family 39 protein, which produces MRLSLRKGIQINEGHLTLPLLVAALVPLYYAFQRQMPVGYIVGGDTLVHTAIARGILLGRSPFLDQTYNIYPNWYPFFYHILIAGVSKLLNQPMEKITIYSPVMFSVLMVLVFYHTGKVIMDKTGGVISAYLSVLLLKHHIYPNPKELAPLLALLSFSCFVTAYAEEDIKKFVLSGILVGFSLFTHSLALPILAFLLFVSMYKMDIRPLVSLITALIIFSPFMVNVALHSESNNVDVEDIYNYWANDTIGTQLKSILPPFELLPMIILGVYVGLRRNNQTLIFLLQFFLVFAFFRILPSFTRPLGFNFYSARFSYMLPYIYLLILAFSFRELYSLLKAKKREWLLLPILILIVTAGAVDFVESQINDRFVPVSYININQYFPKEHFGDVAIWIVRNTKRDDIIACHENFGMMVNSLTGRPIIATMYGHGNPFLDNIQRRRDLEILFTSDTARKLEIIYKYNVRFIVVEPFAQEEWNTTVSDFNGIGKVVWRMNNVTIIEVNPNAHKRIPRDD; this is translated from the coding sequence TTGAGGCTGAGCTTGAGAAAGGGTATACAAATAAATGAGGGACACCTTACTCTACCGCTCTTAGTTGCTGCTCTGGTCCCTCTGTACTATGCATTCCAAAGGCAAATGCCTGTTGGCTATATTGTTGGAGGAGATACTTTGGTTCATACTGCAATTGCTAGGGGAATCCTTCTTGGTAGAAGTCCCTTTTTGGATCAAACTTACAATATCTATCCAAACTGGTATCCTTTCTTTTATCATATCCTCATTGCTGGTGTTTCAAAACTTCTTAACCAGCCCATGGAGAAGATCACCATATACTCCCCTGTCATGTTTTCGGTACTGATGGTATTGGTGTTTTATCATACCGGGAAGGTTATAATGGACAAAACTGGGGGAGTGATCTCGGCTTATTTAAGTGTATTGCTTCTAAAGCATCATATATATCCCAATCCAAAAGAACTGGCACCATTACTTGCTCTATTAAGCTTTTCCTGCTTTGTGACTGCATATGCTGAAGAGGATATAAAAAAATTTGTCCTCTCTGGCATTCTTGTAGGTTTTTCTCTGTTTACTCATTCTCTCGCACTTCCAATTTTGGCATTTTTACTTTTTGTATCAATGTACAAAATGGATATCCGCCCTTTGGTGTCGCTTATAACAGCGCTAATTATTTTTTCTCCCTTTATGGTTAATGTTGCACTTCACAGCGAATCTAATAATGTCGATGTGGAGGACATTTATAATTACTGGGCTAACGATACAATAGGCACTCAGTTAAAGAGCATACTGCCTCCGTTCGAATTACTTCCCATGATTATTTTAGGTGTTTATGTAGGGCTAAGAAGAAACAATCAAACTTTGATATTTCTTCTACAGTTCTTTCTTGTTTTTGCTTTTTTCCGCATATTACCTTCCTTCACCAGACCACTTGGTTTCAACTTCTACTCAGCTCGCTTTTCATATATGCTTCCTTATATCTACCTGCTAATTCTGGCATTCTCGTTTCGGGAACTTTACTCCTTGCTGAAAGCTAAGAAACGTGAATGGCTTTTATTACCGATTCTAATACTCATTGTAACTGCAGGAGCAGTGGATTTTGTTGAGTCTCAAATAAATGACAGGTTTGTACCGGTCTCTTATATTAACATCAATCAATATTTCCCCAAGGAACACTTTGGTGATGTGGCCATTTGGATTGTCCGCAATACTAAAAGGGATGATATAATAGCATGTCATGAGAACTTTGGCATGATGGTCAACTCGCTGACAGGGAGGCCTATAATTGCCACAATGTATGGGCATGGAAATCCTTTTTTGGATAATATTCAACGACGCAGAGACCTTGAGATCCTTTTTACGTCAGACACGGCGAGAAAACTAGAAATTATTTATAAATACAATGTTAGATTCATTGTTGTGGAGCCTTTTGCACAGGAAGAGTGGAACACAACAGTAAGTGATTTTAATGGTATTGGGAAAGTGGTGTGGAGGATGAACAATGTTACCATAATAGAGGTGAACCCAAATGCACATAAAAGAATTCCAAGAGATGATTAA
- a CDS encoding MazG nucleotide pyrophosphohydrolase domain-containing protein produces MHIKEFQEMIKEIYFHRDSKRGLEKTFLWFTEEVGELAEALRKGDREAMEEEFADVLAWLVSLANIVDVDIEEAALKKYPNNCPYCGKKPCKCEKE; encoded by the coding sequence ATGCACATAAAAGAATTCCAAGAGATGATTAAGGAGATTTACTTTCACAGAGACTCGAAAAGGGGCCTTGAAAAGACGTTTTTGTGGTTCACAGAAGAAGTGGGGGAACTTGCAGAAGCTCTAAGAAAAGGCGACAGAGAGGCAATGGAAGAAGAATTCGCCGATGTTTTGGCATGGCTTGTGAGCCTAGCCAACATTGTTGACGTAGATATAGAAGAAGCAGCTTTGAAGAAGTATCCAAACAATTGTCCTTATTGTGGGAAAAAGCCGTGTAAGTGTGAGAAGGAATAA
- a CDS encoding glycosyltransferase family 39 protein: MGFISVYYLFTRLYGIAGYMNEYMDYDEGTYLMIARLINQGYLPYRDIYAVHPPLYYYMLALWLRVFGDSYVVGRALSLLLGMGSIIIAYLVGKEVRDWKLGVSFMALITMDPLLVHMNSLVYHETSIEFFTLLSLYFAVKYFKSKNMRYAYASLFVAGLGSTSKFTILPYLLALYITIVFSLDKKLWECLKRASDILLTRKQGLAIGLAYMAMILLVISAIMLYPSKLARLFFIVPGIHPITVVGQKFAVALIIIFWGIFTIYLFKVIYIKKLYESLMILLKNWKIEFKLALAVLTPKLLVELPLGFLVSRDYLNQTYFAQGGRYSPIINLFSLISDFLGALRNGNPEFLYYYTPILVLIFLYFLATSLETSVKLNQYLKGLALTNFFVYFFIAPILPNMRFMYPMALVLYLLLLDGLLGVSMPKKKIMTGALMAVMLLATVDFGIVVNYPKGELKLGWAIHSKDLRNDLGAYIKGNGIQQEVYFSVNPMNAYYLNLSIHPYTLDNFGLFYLAYQDAGSLMETLKKNNVSRIILSKWMYVIKSSDKLLKENYGAIEKEALINFTLEFAESYSTGDVIELYKIGANIQNLSITSSKGMLSLAVNGEKIANIYIADGNIKFNTKTKVSLKNGSYIVEQSSENATIRYVLDLKNDEATIVIPEEMALVINFESDAVLIKDGGIIKCNESVKGPVTIATPKFVLRIVGSNITLIDTGKLRITGFIVKITKI, translated from the coding sequence ATGGGATTTATTAGTGTATATTATCTTTTCACTAGACTCTATGGGATAGCGGGGTACATGAACGAGTATATGGACTATGATGAAGGAACCTACTTAATGATTGCTCGGCTCATTAATCAGGGTTATCTCCCATATAGGGATATCTATGCTGTTCATCCACCTCTTTATTATTATATGCTTGCTCTTTGGCTTAGAGTATTTGGGGACAGCTATGTCGTAGGTAGAGCCCTCTCCCTCCTCCTAGGTATGGGCTCTATAATCATAGCTTATCTAGTGGGGAAAGAAGTTAGAGATTGGAAGCTCGGTGTGAGTTTTATGGCCCTCATAACTATGGATCCCCTTTTAGTGCACATGAACTCCCTTGTGTACCATGAGACTTCAATAGAGTTTTTTACACTCCTTTCCCTCTACTTCGCTGTTAAATACTTCAAGTCTAAAAACATGAGATATGCATATGCCTCATTATTCGTTGCTGGATTAGGAAGTACATCCAAGTTTACCATTTTGCCCTACCTGTTAGCTTTATACATCACTATAGTCTTTTCACTGGACAAAAAGCTCTGGGAATGCTTAAAAAGAGCTTCTGACATTTTATTAACCCGCAAGCAGGGCTTGGCCATTGGGTTGGCTTACATGGCTATGATCCTTTTAGTGATTTCTGCAATAATGCTATATCCTTCGAAACTTGCAAGGCTTTTCTTCATTGTTCCGGGAATTCATCCAATAACTGTTGTCGGGCAGAAATTTGCAGTGGCCTTGATTATTATCTTCTGGGGGATATTCACGATATATCTCTTTAAGGTCATCTACATCAAAAAGCTCTACGAATCCCTTATGATTCTCCTTAAAAACTGGAAAATTGAGTTCAAGCTTGCATTGGCTGTTTTAACTCCAAAGCTTCTCGTTGAGCTCCCATTGGGCTTTCTTGTTAGCCGAGATTATTTAAACCAGACATACTTCGCTCAGGGGGGCAGGTACTCCCCCATAATCAACCTTTTCTCACTTATAAGCGACTTTTTGGGGGCGCTTCGTAATGGAAACCCTGAATTTTTATATTACTACACTCCCATCCTTGTACTAATCTTCCTGTACTTTTTAGCGACCTCTCTAGAAACCAGTGTGAAGCTCAATCAATATTTAAAAGGCCTAGCTCTAACAAACTTCTTTGTCTATTTCTTTATAGCTCCTATTCTCCCAAATATGAGGTTTATGTATCCAATGGCTTTAGTGCTTTATCTGCTTCTTCTTGATGGATTATTAGGAGTCTCCATGCCAAAAAAGAAGATTATGACTGGTGCTCTTATGGCAGTGATGCTGTTGGCTACGGTAGATTTTGGCATAGTAGTAAACTATCCCAAAGGCGAGCTTAAACTTGGATGGGCAATTCATTCAAAAGACCTTAGGAATGACTTGGGAGCATATATTAAGGGTAATGGGATCCAGCAGGAAGTGTATTTTTCGGTTAATCCAATGAACGCTTATTATTTAAACCTAAGCATTCATCCTTATACGCTAGACAACTTTGGACTTTTCTATCTAGCTTACCAAGATGCAGGCTCACTGATGGAAACACTAAAGAAAAATAATGTCTCGCGCATTATACTCAGCAAATGGATGTATGTCATAAAAAGCTCCGACAAGCTCCTTAAGGAAAACTATGGTGCTATAGAAAAAGAGGCCCTAATAAACTTCACACTGGAGTTTGCGGAGTCATACAGCACTGGCGATGTTATAGAGCTTTACAAAATAGGAGCGAACATACAGAATCTCAGCATTACAAGCTCTAAGGGAATGCTCTCTTTGGCTGTCAATGGAGAAAAGATCGCAAATATCTACATCGCTGATGGAAATATCAAGTTTAATACAAAAACAAAGGTATCTCTGAAAAATGGTTCTTATATCGTTGAGCAGAGTTCTGAAAATGCCACGATTAGATATGTTTTGGATTTGAAGAATGATGAAGCAACAATAGTTATTCCAGAAGAAATGGCTTTAGTTATAAATTTTGAAAGCGACGCTGTTTTGATTAAGGATGGAGGCATAATAAAGTGCAACGAAAGTGTTAAAGGACCTGTAACAATTGCTACCCCAAAATTTGTTCTCAGGATTGTGGGCAGCAATATTACATTAATTGACACTGGAAAATTAAGAATCACTGGTTTTATTGTTAAGATCACAAAAATTTAG
- a CDS encoding class III signal peptide-containing protein encodes MRRSAQGSLEYLLLLGVSIVIIMIVVGYVAKFSHSEAEMITEMNNKNVNSVMNAISNISSGEINS; translated from the coding sequence ATGAGACGCAGTGCTCAGGGAAGCCTTGAGTATCTCCTACTTTTGGGTGTTTCTATAGTCATAATCATGATAGTTGTAGGATATGTGGCGAAGTTTTCTCATAGTGAAGCAGAAATGATTACCGAGATGAATAACAAGAACGTAAACAGCGTAATGAATGCAATTAGCAATATATCCAGTGGAGAAATAAACAGCTAA
- a CDS encoding class III signal peptide-containing protein: MKRKAQGAIEYLFMIAAALIIVAVVIRYLRSTGSSAGTQAEQTVSDIGSQISSAISSEISNATG, translated from the coding sequence ATGAAGAGAAAAGCCCAAGGAGCAATTGAGTATTTGTTCATGATTGCGGCCGCTTTGATCATCGTGGCCGTTGTGATTAGATACTTGAGGAGCACTGGAAGCAGTGCAGGAACACAAGCCGAACAGACAGTTAGTGATATAGGAAGCCAAATCTCAAGCGCAATTAGTAGTGAGATTTCAAACGCTACAGGTTGA